The Fundulus heteroclitus isolate FHET01 chromosome 13, MU-UCD_Fhet_4.1, whole genome shotgun sequence genome contains a region encoding:
- the LOC105931633 gene encoding oocyte zinc finger protein XlCOF6-like produces MHSVQTQREFISHQETPAEEELTEFKEIMVKAEQVSDDQSRQMDLTRTAQNISHRIDSSPLHVVKEDELLAEELLFNQKSTSGLDQEEPEVCRIKEEWKKELGHKDIKEEQKELAYQEVNEEQEQPEHQLIKEEKDSQDKEQVVVKLKTDIFMVTPASNEKYHTELNRTLPVSQDSFEAENKDHEGNNHEDSGSNGDEELKRNESSWTSREHVDNVDSTKQSGLRKTQDKHLYSCIMCDKTFTDNGSLTKHLKIHTVERIFSCEICGKISSRKSHLAVHMRTHTGEKPFPCKICGKAFGQKGHLNIHIRTHTGVRPFLCNICGDSFCEKDYLITHMKTHTGERSFTCRICGKGFSRKGGLDVHMRIHTGEKPFSCTICGKNYGEKGVLNVHMRIHTGERPFSCMICRKAYAQKGHLTVHMRTHTDERPFSCTLCGKSFHSKDSLTEHVNIHAGEKPFLCKICGKAFSQKGHLTIHVRTHTGERPFKCKICGKSFIEKGVLTDHMSIHTGARPFLCKVCGKGCRLKGDLRRHMITHAGEKPFACGICLKTFTRKNNLTLHMRSHTGEKPFSCIICRESFFERDILTDHMKIHTAERPFICKICGKGFGRKSHLTRHMRIHKSQKPFSGTLCGKSFPFKESSAEHVNSHTDVRPFTCKLCEKCFPEKCNLTLHMMVHAGEKPVSC; encoded by the exons ATGCATTCAGTTCAGACTCAGAGAGAGTTCATCAGCCATCAGGAGACTCCTGCAGAAGAAGAATTAACAGAGTTTAAAGAAATCATGGTTAAGGCCGAGCAAGTGAGCGATGATCAGAGCAGACAGATGGATTTAACTCGGACAGCCCAGAATATCTCACACCGGATAG ACTCCTCGCCCCTTCATGTTGTGAAGGAGGATGAGCTTCTAGCGGAAGAGCTTCTCTTCAACCAAAAGAGCACCTCTGGTTTGGATCAGGAGGAACCAGAAGTGTGTAGAATAAAAGAAGAATGGAAGAAGGAGCTGGGACACAAGGACATAAAAGAAGAGCAGAAGGAGTTGGCTTATCAGGAGGTAAATGAAGAGCAGGAGCAGCCGGAACATCAGCTGATAAAAGAAGAGAAGGACAGTCAAGATAAAGAGCAAGTTGTGGTGAAGTTGAAAACCGATATCTTCATGGTGACTCCTGCAAGTAATGAAAAATACCACACAGAATTAAACAGAACGTTACCTGTGTCTCAGGACTCTTTTGAGGCTGAGAACAAAGATCACGAAGGAAATAATCATGAAGATTCAGGATCAAACGGAGATGAAGAGCTGAAGAGAAATGAGAGCAGCTGGACCTCTAGAGAGCATGTTGACAATGTTGATAGTACAAAACAAAGTGGACTCCGAAAAACTCAGGATAAACATTTGTATTCTTGTATAATGTGCGATAAAACATTTACTGACAACGGTTCATTGACTAAACACTTGAAAATTCACACAGTTGAAAGGATTTTTTCATGTGAGATTTGTGGAAAGATTTCCAGTCGAAAAAGCCATTTAGCTGTTCACATGAggactcacacaggtgagaagcctttcccGTGCAAGATTTGTGGCAAAGCTTTTGGTCAAAAAGGGCATTTAAATATTCACAtaagaactcacacaggtgtgAGGCCTTTCTTGTGCAATATTTGTGGAGACAGTTTTTGTGAAAAAGATTATTTAATCACTCACATGAAAACACACACTGGCGAGAGATCTTTTACTTGTAGGAtttgtggaaaaggttttagtCGAAAAGGTGGTTTAGATgttcacatgagaatccacacggGTGAAAAACCTTTCTCGTGCACGATTTGTGGAAAAAACTACGGTGAAAAGGGCGTTCTTAATGTTCACATGAGAATacacacaggtgagaggccCTTTTCATGCATGATTTGTAGAAAAGCTTACGCTCAAAAAGGTCATTTAACcgttcacatgagaactcacacagatGAGAGGCCTTTCTCCTGCACactgtgtggaaaaagtttccATTCCAAAGACAGTTTAACTGAACATGTAAATATTCAcgcaggtgagaagcctttcttgTGCAAGATTTGTGGGAAAGCTTTCAGTCAAAAAGGTCATTTAACTATTCACGTAAGAACTCACACAGGCGAGAGGCCTTTCAAGTGCAAAATCTGTGGTAAATCTTTTATTGAAAAAGGCGTGTTAACTGATCACATGAGCATCCACACTGGTGCGAGGCCTTTTTTGTGTAAGGTTTGCGGAAAAGGTTGCCGTCTAAAAGGCGATTTACGCCGTCACATGATAACCCACGCAGGTGAGAAACCTTTTGCCTGTGGGATTTGTTTAAAAACGTTTACTCGAAAAAACAATTTAACTTTGCACATGAGAAGTCACACAGGGGAGAAGCCCTTCTCGTGCATTATATGTAGAGAAAGTTTCTTTGAAAGGGATATTTTAACGGATCACATGAAAATTCACACTGCTGAGAGGCCTTTTATTTGTAAGAtttgtggaaaaggttttggTCGAAAAAGTCATTTAACCCgtcacatgagaattcacaaAAGTCAGAAGCCATTTTCCGGCACAttgtgtggaaaaagtttccCTTTTAAGGAGAGTTCAGCTGAACATGTAAATAGTCACacagatgtgaggcctttcaccTGCAAgttgtgtgaaaaatgttttcctgaaaAATGCAATTTAACTCTTCATATGATGGTTCACGCGGGTGAGAAGCCTGTCTCCTGCTAG
- the LOC118565236 gene encoding oocyte zinc finger protein XlCOF6-like, which translates to MSSSQLQREFTDQQETRAEELTEFKEIIVKAEEESDDQSRQMDLTRTAQIISHRIDFPPLHVVKDDGFLVEPLLFNQESTSSLDQEEPELLRIKEEWKTEELEHRLTKEELEKLACDEIKEEQEELAYREIKVEQEELAYYEIKEEQVEEEHQLIKEEQDSQDKEQVVVKLETDTFTATPISDEKYFTELNRNLLMSQDSFEAENQDLAGNNPIYSGPNAEEELNRIKSSLKSRQHDDNAVGTEQNWLQITQDKDFYCTSSGKDFTENSSFTNHLAMCTDERSFSCEICGKSYSRKSHFIVHVRTHTGEKPFSCTICEKSFSRKGHLTRHITTHTGERPFLCKVCGKSFRLKEHLCHHMITHIGEKCFTCEICLKTFIQKGRLALHMKSHTGEKPFLCNVCGESFYGKNMLSDHMKTHIGERPFTCKICGKCFSRKGLAIHMRSHTGEKPFSCSICGKGYGKKNLLNVHMRIHTGERPFSCTICGKRYGKKGILNVHLRTHTGERPFSCMICGKTYIKKVHLTAHTRSHTGEKPYSCTLCGKSFQYKISLTGHVNTHKGERPFLCMICGKTYIQKAHLTAHMRTHTGERPYSCTLCGKSFQYKISLIGHVNTHKGERPFSCKFCEKRFREKCHLTNHITIHTGEKPFPCKVCEKRFRKKFSLTVHMRTHTGEKPFSCKICEKCFPKKSSLNIHLRTHTREKSVTS; encoded by the exons ATGTCCTCATCACAGCTTCAGAGAGAGTTTACCGATCAGCAGGAGACTCGTGCTGAGGAATTAACAGAGTTTAAAGAAATCATCGTTAAGGCCGAGGAGGAGAGCGATGATCAGAGCCGACAGATGGACTTAACTCGGACAGCCCAGATAATCTCACACCGGATAG ACTTTCCCCCGCTTCATGTTGTGAAGGACGATGGGTTCCTAGTCGAACCGCTTCTCTTTAACCAAGAGAGCACCTCTAGTTTGGaccaggaggaaccagaactgcTTAGGATAAAAGAAGAGTGGAAGACGGAGGAGTTGGAACATCGGCTGACAAAAGAAGAGCTGGAAAAGCTAGCATGTGATGAGATAAAAGAAGAGCAAGAGGAGCTAGCATATCGCGAGATAAAAGTAGAGCAAGAGGAGCTAGCATATTATGAGATAAAGGAAGAGCAGGTGGAGGAAGAACATCAGCTGATAAAAGAAGAGCAGGATAGTCAAGACAAAGAGCAAGTTGTGGTGAAGTTGGAGACTGATACCTTCACAGCAACTCCTATAAGTGATGAAAAGTACTTCACAGAATTAAACAGAAATCTACTTATGTCTCAGGACTCTTTTGAGGCTGAGAACCAGGATCTCGCAGGAAACAATCCTATATATTCAGGACCAAACGCAGAAGAAGAGCTGAACAGAATTAAAAGCAGTTTGAAATCTAGACAGCATGATGACAACGCTGTTGGCACAGAACAAAATTGGCTCCAAATAACTCAGGATAAAGATTTTTACTGTACAAGTTCTGGGAAGGATTTTACTGAAAACAGCTCATTTACTAACCACTTGGCAATGTGTACAGATGAGAGGTCTTTTTCATGTGAGATTTGCGGAAAGAGTTACAGTCGAAAAAGCCATTTCATTGTTCACGTGAGAACCCACACCGGTGAGAAGCCTTTTTCGTGCACGATTTGTGAAAAATCTTTCAGTCGAAAGGGTCATTTAACCCGTCACATAACTACTCACACGGGTGAGAGGCCTTTTTTGTGCAAGgtttgtggaaaaagtttccgtctaaaagagcatttatgTCATCACATGATAACCCACATAGGAGAGAAATGTTTCACCTGTGAGATTTGTttaaaaacctttattcaaAAAGGCCGTTTAGCTCTTCACATGAAAAGCCACACAGGTGAAAAGCCTTTCCTATGCAACGTTTGTGGAGAAAGTTTCTACGGGAAAAACATGTTAAGTGATCACATGAAGACGCACATTGGTGAGAGGCCTTTCACCTGCAAGATTTGTGGGAAATGTTTTAGTCGAAAAGGTTTAGCTATTCACATGAGaagtcacacaggtgagaagcctttctcatgttCGATTTGCGGAAAAggttatggtaaaaaaaaccttcttaatgttcacatgagaattcacacaggtgaAAGGCCTTTCTCGTGCACGATTTGTGGAAAACGTTACGGTAAAAAAGGCATTCTTAACGTGCACTTGAGAACTCACACTGGTGAGAGGCCTTTTTCGTGCATGATTTGTGGAAAAACGTACATTAAAAAAGTTCATTTAACTGCTCACACGAGaagtcacacaggtgagaagccgtACTCGTGCACAttgtgtggaaaaagtttccAGTACAAGATTAGTTTAACCGGACACGTAAATACCCACAAAGGTGAGAGGCCTTTTTTGTGCATGATTTGTGGAAAAACGTACATTCAAAAAGCTCATTTAACTgctcacatgagaactcacactgGGGAAAGGCCGTACTCGTGCACAttgtgtggaaaaagttttcagTACAAGATTAGTTTAATCGGACATGTAAATACCCACAAAGGTGAGAGGCCTTTCTCCTGCAAGTTTTGTGAAAAGCGTTTCcgtgaaaaatgccatttaACTAATCACATAACAATTCACACTGGTGAGAAGCCTTTCCCGTGTAAGGTTTGCGAAAAACGCTTTCGTAAAAAGTTTAGTTTAACtgttcacatgagaactcacacaggcgAGAAGCCTTTTTCATGCAAGATCTGTGAAAAATGTTTCCCTAAAAAGTCTAGTTTAAATATTCACTTGAGAACTCACACAAGGGAGAAGTCTGTTACGTCCTAG
- the LOC110368224 gene encoding gastrula zinc finger protein XlCGF57.1 — MYSPEPQRQVTDQQETAAEEAFTKFKEIMVKAEEESDDQSRQMDLTPTAQIISHRIDFPPLHVVKDEFFVEELLFNQESTSCSSHEEPEPLTIKEEWKKELEHQETKQEQEELAYREKKEEQEELKHQLIKEEQHSHDKEQVVVKLETNSFTVIPKSDEKYHKELNRKLLMSQASFGAENQDHKGNDPSRSNDHEESNEDKEPKRNKSFWKSRHHDDNADSKKQNGMKKTQNKNVYSCIICEKDFTENSLLTRHLKIHTAKKRFSCDICGKIFSQKIHLTAHIRTHTGEKPFSCKICGRAFSQKSLLTEHMSIHTGERPFFCKVCGKSFRLKRLLSHHTITHTGEKPFTCEICLKGFSQKSRFTLHMRSHTDEKPFSCNICEESFCEKNILTDHMKTHTGEMRFTCKLCGNSFGRKSCLAYHMTIHTGEKPFSCTICGKSYCKKGLLNVHMRIHTGDRPFSCTICGKTFIQKCNLNAHMKTHTGQKPFLCTLCGKGFSKKSELPIHMRIHTGERPFSCTICGKTYVQSGTLTIHMRTHTGERPYLCTLCGKSFQYKISLTGHLKTHKGDRPYSCKSCEKRFREKCHLTVHMRTHTGEKPFSCKFCEKRFCKKDQLTVHVRIHTGEKPFSCKICEKCFSKKCNLTLHMRIHTSETLAS, encoded by the exons ATGTATTCACCTGAGCCTCAGAGACAGGTTACCGATCAGCAGGAGACTGCTGCTGAAGAAGCATTTACAAAGTTTAAAGAAATCATGGTTAAGGCCGAGGAAGAGAGCGATGATCAGAGCAGACAGATGGACCTAACTCCGACAGCCCAGATAATCTCACACCGGATAG ACTTCCCTCCTCTTCATGTTGTGAAGGATGAGTTTTTTGTCGAAGAGCTTCTCTTTAACCAAGAGAGTACCTCTTGTTCAAGCCATGAGGAACCTGAACCGCTGACCATAAAAGAAGAGTGGAAGAAGGAGCTGGAACACCAGGAGACAAAACAAGAGCAGGAAGAGCTAGCATATCgggaaaagaaagaagagcaggaggagctgaaacatcAGCTGATAAAAGAAGAACAGCACAGTCACGATAAAGAGCAAGTTGTGGTGAAGTTGGAGACCAATAGCTTCACAGTGATTCCTAAAAGTGATGAAAAATACCACAAAGAATTAAACAGAAAGCTACTTATGTCTCAGGCCTCTTTTGGGGCTGAGAACCAGGATCACAAAGGAAACGATCCTTCGCGATCAAATGATCATGAAGAATCAAACGAAGATAAAGAGCCGAAGAGAAATAAGAGCTTTTGGAAATCTAGACATCATGATGACAATGCTgatagcaaaaaacaaaatgggaTGAAAAAAACTCAGAATAAAAACGTGTATTCTTGTATCATTTGTGAGAAAGATTTTACTGAAAACAGCCTATTGACTAGACACTTGAAAATTCACACAGCTAAGAAGCGTTTTTCATGTGATATTTGTGGAAAGATTTTCAGTCAAAAAATTCATTTAACTGCTCACATCAGGACCCACACAGGTGAAAAGCCTTTCTCATGCAAGATTTGTGGACGAGCTTTCAGTCAAAAAAGTTTATTAACCGAACACATGAGCATTCACACTGGAGAGAGGCCTTTTTTCTGCAAGgtttgtggaaaaagttttcgTCTGAAACGGCTTTTATCTCATCACACGATAACCcatacaggtgagaagcctttcacttgtgaaatttgtttaaaaggttttagtCAAAAAAgccgttttacccttcatatgAGAAGTCACACAGATGAAAAGCCTTTCTCATGCAATATTTGTGAAGAAagtttctgtgaaaaaaacattttaactgatCACATGAAGACGCACACCGGTGAGATGCGTTTTACTTGTAAGCTTTGTGGTAATAGCTTTGGTCGAAAAAGTTGTTTAGCTTATCACATGAcaattcacacaggtgagaagccattCTCGTGCACGATTTGTGGAAAAAGTTATTGTAAAAAAGGTTTGCTTAATGttcacatgagaattcacacaggcGACAGGCCTTTTTCGTGCACGATTTGTGGAAAGACTTTCATtcaaaaatgcaatttaaatgCTCACATGAAAACTCACACGGGTCAGAAGCCTTTCTTGTGCACACTGTGTGGAAAAGGTTTCAGTAAGAAAAGTGAGTTACCGAttcacatgagaattcacacaggtgagaggccttTTTCTTGCACAATTTGTGGAAAAACTTACGTTCAAAGTGGTACTTTAACtattcacatgagaactcacacggGTGAAAGGCCTTACTTGTGCACATTGTGTGGAAAAAGCTTCCAGTACAAGATTAGTTTAACtggacatttaaaaactcaCAAAGGTGACAGGCCTTACTCTTGCAAGTCTTGTGAAAAACGTTTCCGTGAAAAATGTCATTTGACtgttcacatgagaactcacacaggtgagaagcctttctcgtGCAAGTTTTGTGAGAAACGTTTCTGTAAAAAAGATCAATTAACTGTTCACGtgagaattcacacaggtgagaagcctttctcgtgcaagatttgtgaaaaatgtttcagtaaaaagtgtaatttaacccttcacatgagaattcacacaaGTGAGACGCTTGCCTCGtga